The Tenrec ecaudatus isolate mTenEca1 chromosome 9, mTenEca1.hap1, whole genome shotgun sequence genome window below encodes:
- the TAS2R3 gene encoding taste receptor type 2 member 3, translating into MLALVDWVFLVQFIVQFILGLLVNGFLGVVNGRGWFKSKRISLYDFIITALALSRMVLLCIIQMDGILMLFSPNEHERGIAMKLIDFFWTLTNHLSILLTACLGVLYCLKIASFSHPTFLWLKWRVSRVVMWVLLGALLLSLGSTLSLICEFKDHSGVTENVTDDMRKNMHNYKLIHVLGTLWYLPTLVVTLASYLLLILSLGRHTRQMQYTGAGSRDPSTEAHKRAINVILSFVFLFLLNFITLLIAWSSYFFPEPKIVAMTADVITMLYSTGHSLILILGSPKLRQAFVQLLPCESGGQNPGSNGPFSS; encoded by the coding sequence ATGCTGGCACTTGTTGATTGGGTATTTCTGGTTCAGTTCATTGTTCAATTCATTCTGGGGCTGCTGGTGAATGGTTTCCTTGGGGTGGTCAATGGCAGGGGCTGGTTTAAGAGCAAGAGAATCTCTCTGTATGACTTCATCATCACCGCCCTGGCCCTCTCCAGGATGGTTCTGCTGTGTATCATCCAGATGGATGGGATTTTGATGTTATTCTCTCCCAACGAACACGAGAGAGGCATTGCCATGAAGCTGATTGATTTCTTCTGGACACTTACAAATCATCTGAGCATCTTGCTCACTGCCTGCCTGGGTGTCCTGTACTGCCTGAAGATCGCCAGTTTCTCCCACCCCACTTTCCTCTGGCTCAAATGGAGGGTCTCCAGGGTGGTCATGTGGGTGCTGCTGGGCGCCCTCCTCTTATCCTTGGGAAGTACTCTGTCTCTGATCTGTGAATTTAAGGACCACTCCGGCGTCACAGAGAATGTGACAGATGACATGAGAAAGAATATGCACAACTACAAGCTGATCCATGTCCTTGGGACTCTGTGGTACCTCCCTACCTTGGTGGTgaccctggcctcctacttgctGCTCATCCTCTCCTTGGGGAGACACACCCGTCAGATGCAGTACACTGGGGCTGGCTCCAGGGATCCCAGCACTGAAGCCCACAAGCGGGCGATCAATGTCATCCTCTCCTTTGTGTTTCTCTTCCTGCTCAATTTCATCACCCTTTTGATTGCATGGTCTAGTTATTTTTTTCCTGAGCCGAAGATAGTGGCAATGACAGCAGATGTCATCACAATGCTGTATTCTACAGGCCACTCGTTGATTCTCATTCTGGGGAGCCCAAAGCTGAGGCAGGCATTTGTGCAGCTGCTCCCGTGTGAGTCCGGGGGTCAGAACCCTGGGTCCAATGGGCCCTTCTCTTCATAG
- the TAS2R4 gene encoding taste receptor type 2 member 4: MQPVFLFCALMVSVVLNFVGFLMSLFIAMVSFKTWTTKHSRSPSDRILFSLAISRLLTLGLLLLNTGFIFINSDKERSVSLSTFFLLSWMFLDASSLWFVTLLNTLYCVKITNLQHAVFLLLKRHLATKTPQLLLACVLTPTLTTLLFFMINRTSSISELGHRRNQSALGISQSAVVLVMSSFLSSFPQFILNVTSASLLINSLQRHVHKMRRNATGFWNPQTEATVGAMKLMIYFLILYVPYSFATILSYLPHSVGMGLVTKGVCIIVSTVYSPGHSFLLILAHPRLKTKAKHALSCGR, encoded by the coding sequence ATGCAGCCGGTCTTCCTCTTCTGTGCCCTCATGGTCTCGGTAGTTTTGAATTTTGTCGGGTTCCTCATGAGTCTGTTCATTGCCATGGTCAGTTTCAAGACATGGACCACAAAGCACAGCCGCTCCCCTTCTGACAGGATCCTGTTCAGCTTGGCCATCTCCCGACTTCTCACGCTGGGACTGCTGCTGCTGAACACGGGCTTCATCTTCATCAACTCGGACAAAGAAAGGTCAGTCTCTTTGTCCACTTTTTTCCTGTTGTCTTGGATGTTCTTGGACGCGAGTAGCCTGTGGTTTGTGACCTTACTCAACACCTTGTACTGCGTGAAGATTACTAACCTCCAACATGCAGTGTTTCTTCTGCTGAAGCGCCACCTGGCCACAAAGACCCCCCAGCTGCTTCTGGCCTGCGTGCtgacccccaccctcaccacgCTCCTGTTCTTCATGATCAACCGGACATCATCCATCTCGGAGCTGGGGCACAGGAGGAACCAGTCCGCCCTTGGCATCAGTCAGAGCGCCGTTGTGTTGGTGATGTCTTCCTTCCTGAGTTCCTTCCCCCAGTTCATCCTCAACGTGACTTCCGCTTCCTTGTTAATCAATTCCTTGCAGAGGCACGTCCACAAGATGCGGAGGAATGCCACTGGCTTCTGGAACCCCCAGACGGAAGCTACCGTGGGGGCCATGAAGCTGATGATCTACTTCCTCATCCTCTATGTGCCCTACTCCTTTGCTACCATCCTCTCCTACCTCCCGCACTCTGTAGGGATGGGCTTGGTCACCAAAGGGGTGTGCATAATCGTTTCCACCGTCTATTCCCCGGGACACTCTTTCCTCCTGATTCTCGCACACCCCAGGCTGAAGACGAAAGCAAAGCATGCTCTCTCTTGCGGCAGATAG
- the LOC142456216 gene encoding taste receptor type 2 member 3-like: MLGLAEWVFLAQSIAQFLLGLLVNGFIGLFNGCGWLKNKRISLYDFIITTLALSRMVLLWILLFDGVLMMFFPKEYKRGIFRKLITVFWTFTNHLSIWLTTCLGVLYCLKIASFSHPTFLWLKWRVSRVVMWVLLGAFLLSLGSTLSLIREFKDHSNITENVTNYIRKKSHKCKVLHFLEILWYLLPLVVSLASYFLLILSLGIHTWQMQHTGGGSRDPSTVVHKRAISVILSFLFLFLLYFLSFSVASSSYFFPATKVVAMTTEAVTMLYPTGHSLILILVNPKLRQAFVRLFQFESGRVKLGSRRSSLHRMTEDQK, from the coding sequence ATGCTGGGACTTGCTGAGTGGGTGTTTCTGGCTCAGTCCATTGCTCAGTTCCTTCTGGGGCTGCTGGTGAATGGTTTCATTGGATTGTTCAATGGCTGTGGATGGCTCAAAAACAAGAGAATCTCTTTGTATGACTTCATCATCACCACCCTGGCCCTCTCCAGGATGGTTCTGCTGTGGATTCTCCTGTTCGATGGGGTTTTGATGATGTTCTTTCCCAAAGAATACAAGAGAGGGATTTTCAGGAAGCTGATCACTGTCTTCTGGACATTTACAAATCATCTGAGCATCTGGCTCACCACCTGCCTGGGTGTCCTGTACTGCCTGAAGATCGCCAGTTTCTCCCACCCCACTTTCCTCTGGCTCAAATGGAGGGTCTCCAGGGTGGTCATGTGGGTGCTGCTGGGCGCCTTCCTCTTGTCCTTGGGAAGTACTCTGTCTCTGATCCGTGAATTTAAGGACCACTCCAACATCACAGAGAATGTGACAAATTATATCAGAAAGAAGAGTCATAAATGCAAGGTGCTCCATTTTCTTGAAATTTTGTGGTACCTCCTTCCCTTGGTTGTGTCCCTGGCTTCCTACTTTctactcattctttctctgggaaTACACACATGGCAGATGCAGCACACTGGTGGTGGCTCCAGGGACCCCAGCACCGTAGTCCACAAGAGGGCCATCAGTGTCAtcctctccttcctcttcctcttcctgctctATTTCCTCTCCTTTTCAGTCGCATCGTCCAGTTATTTCTTTCCAGCAACCAAGGTGGTGGCGATGACCACAGAAGCCGTCACAATGCTGTATCCCACGGGCCACTCATTGATCCTCATTCTGGTGAACCCCAAGCTGAGGCAGGCATTTGTGAGGCTGTTCCAGTTTGAGTCTGGCAGGGTGAAGCTAGGCTCCAGGAGATCCTCTCTCCATAGAATGACAGAGGACCAGAAGTAA